The following coding sequences lie in one Peribacillus frigoritolerans genomic window:
- a CDS encoding phage major capsid protein, whose amino-acid sequence MTMKLKGKMENFEAKKAAYMNLVKAEEQDAEKLALAWDEMQSALAEDLTEKITTQVRTQQMDAQILTARGQNVLTSEERKFFNEVISSEGFAEESILPVTTQERIFEDLVQEHPLLDAIGLQDLGAVTRFITSDPTKAYAWGKLFGEIKGQVSAAFSEEQIGQLKLTAFAVIPKDMLELGPEWVERYVRNLLVESYSVGLEYGLVNGRGPSQNEPVGIMKDVAENGAVTTKTTSGTLTFAPSQYGEIIAGELHDVIKALSTNEEGKARKVLNKIVMVVNPIDAISVEARNTIQTANGQWVTALPYNIQVVESEEIPVGQTLFFVKGQYLAAVAGGYKANKFDQTLAIEDAMLYTIKQFANGKPKDNKAALVYDLDISFAPAPAGV is encoded by the coding sequence TGAAATTAAAAGGTAAAATGGAGAACTTTGAAGCAAAGAAAGCAGCTTACATGAACTTGGTGAAAGCAGAAGAGCAAGATGCGGAAAAGCTTGCTTTGGCATGGGATGAAATGCAATCTGCGCTTGCTGAAGACTTGACCGAAAAAATCACTACTCAGGTACGCACGCAACAAATGGATGCTCAGATTCTTACCGCCCGCGGCCAAAACGTCCTTACATCAGAAGAAAGAAAATTCTTCAATGAGGTTATTTCTAGTGAAGGCTTTGCTGAGGAATCAATCCTTCCTGTAACGACTCAAGAAAGAATTTTTGAAGACTTGGTGCAAGAACATCCTTTATTGGATGCAATCGGCCTGCAGGACTTAGGAGCTGTCACACGCTTTATCACGTCTGACCCAACAAAAGCCTATGCGTGGGGTAAATTGTTTGGAGAAATTAAAGGACAAGTCAGTGCCGCCTTCAGTGAAGAACAAATCGGCCAACTGAAACTTACTGCCTTTGCCGTCATTCCAAAGGATATGCTTGAACTTGGACCAGAGTGGGTTGAGCGTTACGTCCGTAACCTGTTAGTGGAATCTTACTCTGTTGGCCTTGAATACGGTTTAGTAAACGGCCGAGGACCTTCTCAAAATGAACCTGTTGGCATAATGAAAGATGTTGCTGAGAATGGGGCGGTGACAACTAAAACTACTTCTGGCACTTTGACATTTGCTCCTTCTCAGTATGGAGAGATCATTGCAGGTGAATTGCATGATGTCATTAAAGCATTATCAACAAATGAGGAAGGCAAGGCGCGTAAGGTGCTCAACAAGATTGTAATGGTAGTAAATCCTATCGATGCAATTAGTGTTGAAGCTAGAAACACCATCCAGACAGCAAATGGTCAATGGGTTACAGCTTTACCTTATAACATTCAAGTTGTAGAGTCAGAAGAAATTCCGGTTGGCCAAACTTTATTCTTTGTGAAAGGTCAATATCTAGCTGCTGTTGCCGGGGGTTACAAAGCAAATAAATTTGATCAGACACTGGCAATCGAGGATGCTATGCTCTACACAATCAAGCAATTTGCGAATGGTAAACCAAAGGATAATAAAGCTGCATTGGTCTATGATCTGGATATTTCGTTTGCACCTGCACCAGCTGGCGTTTGA
- a CDS encoding phage gp6-like head-tail connector protein — protein sequence MEVVTSDLLEEFKERMHISHSSEDDNLKRLLSFSISAIKSSCGEFDINGEKDTDKRAKELVFERTRYAYNDALEYFDDNFLSQITSLGISLIPESDTDATI from the coding sequence ATGGAGGTTGTAACATCTGACCTATTGGAAGAGTTTAAAGAGCGCATGCATATTTCCCATTCGAGTGAGGACGACAATTTAAAAAGATTGTTGTCCTTTTCTATTTCTGCGATAAAAAGCAGTTGTGGAGAGTTTGATATTAATGGTGAAAAGGATACTGATAAAAGAGCGAAGGAACTTGTATTTGAACGTACCCGTTATGCTTACAATGATGCTCTTGAGTATTTTGATGACAATTTCTTAAGTCAGATAACAAGCTTAGGGATTTCTTTGATACCGGAGAGTGATACAGATGCAACCATTTAA